The nucleotide window GTGTTATTTTGAGGCTCTGCAGCTCTGATGTTATATTTATATCTGTTATTTTTTTATGCAGCACCAAATTAATTATTACTAATGGAACAATATTAGTAAGACACAAGCAAAAGTTTTGCAAGAAATTGAAAACCAGTagacattttaatttttttttttaatgaaacattcttgCTTGGGTTAAAGCTGGTCTATGTTTATTAATTTgattgttatttattttatattgttaACCTCCAATAACATGAAGGATAATTTGCAACATACATGTTTTTTTGGAAGTTCACTACATATTTCAACCCAATCCAGTAAAAAATAGATTTACAATAGGGATTACATTTATCTCAGAGGGCCAAGCTTCAAGAATTCACAACTAAAACGGTATTTGGAGTAGAGCTATGGGGTTTAATAGGAAATAAATCTGAAGTATTTTATAGAAGTCAACGCAATATGTTTTTCAAGAAAATCCATGAAATGAGCTGGACGTTGAGGACGGGTTGGTATGGAACGTCCACAGTGTGTTTGCTCATCATACATAGACACAGATGTTCATTCCAGCAAACTACTAAATgaggcacctgtgtgtgtgtgtgtgtgtgtgtgtgtgtgtgtgtgtgtgtacataaacTGCATGCTAAATCTGATCATCTACCATGCAGTCCCTCATCTCTgggctggtgttggtgtgtgtgagccGTGGCCGTAGGGCCCAGACGGTGTTGGTACCGGGCCAGAGGCCAGCCCTGCGTCTCAGGGACACTGTGCTTCAGGGGTCTCGTCAAGGGAGAAGTGAAGACACGTGGTGATGGAAGCACTCGCATTCCTAACGTGgtgacacgtgtgtgtgtgtgtgtgtaacaccgaTTCGGTATAGAAGTGTGTTTCATTGGAACCACTTAAGTGTTTGACATTATTTAATTCATGCTTTTTTCCACATATGACTATAAGAAGATGCTGAATGAACACAGTAGTTGCTAAGTTAGCATTGTCAAAAAGTTCATCCTCTGTTCTTTAGTGACGAGTACACAGTTCTTGAACGTTATTGAGAGACTTCTCTCACGACTGTGGGCACCCTAAAAAaccatctacccctctctctctctctctctctctctctctctctctctctgcctgtctgtctttctgtctctatttttctttcttcctcagtctctgtatttctctctctgtttctctaaaTGTGTAGCGATGGATCAGTATGTCACCTGAACAACGGTCACCTGAAGCTTGCAGGGTGGATCTACAGGCCTGGTCCGTCTCCTGTttcagccccgccccccctcaCATAAGCAACCAGTGGCTGATGTAGTTTTGCCAAATTTTCAGTCACGATGTAACTGTAGCCATTATTTTGCTACCGTCACGCTTTCTGGTGTCTGGTGTGAACGTTTTGTTCTTGTGTGAACGGTGGATATATTATGGGCTGGCGTGTTGTCCATGCGGACATGGCGAGGTGGTGATGATCACTGATTGGGAGTGATGGATTACTCTGGATCGCAGcttacacctcccccacctacTCTCGTAAATCTGCACGCAGAACCGTAGCGGTCTTTGTGGGATCTGCATGTATGAACAAATCTCCCCCCATGTCTCCATGAGTTCAGCCAGGCACATTTTTGGCTCGGGTGTATTTTTGTAAGAAGGGGGAAAAACCCCACAAGCTTCTCTTTAGTCCACTGTCCTGTTAAATATTTTATTGCAGCTGTCCTAGCATAGAACATTTGCACTGGCAGTGTTGAATGTGAATAAATGAGTCTGGGGATGCATTCTGTTAGGACTGCTTCCCTGTACtctagagagagagcgagagagactgggagagattgagtgagtgagatgaagaaagacagacagagcagggaaagagagagatggtatGGTTGGAAGAAAGGGCcttggaggaagagggagaacaCACTTGCGTTCATCAGTGTACAGGGAGTAGAGAGACTGCTTCATTTTTTTCAGCTGGGCAGCACATCGTTGTTTCAGTGTGGGCGGGACTCCGGTTATCTGTCTAAACAGtatgggtgtttttttttctttttcgcgCGTATATGTTACAGCTAAACTCGCCGATGAACTCCGTCAGCAGCTCGGAGGACATCAAGCCTCCCGTCGGCTTAAACGGGGTGATGAAggtgcaggctccgccccccggcacccccctctccctcaccaaACACATCTGCGCCATCTGCGGAGACCGCTCCTCTGGTAAACGcacgcaaaaacacacacacacacaccgtcgaGCCTTTGCTGGCGTGGTCTATGGGGCCGCTGCGTGTGTTTTGGAGCGGGGCCCGGTGTGTGACGGTCCTGCTGTGTCCTGCAGGTAAACACTACGGCGTGTACAGCTGCGAGGGCTGCAAGGGCTTCTTCAAACGCACCGTACGCAAGGACCTGACCTACACCTGCCGGGACAACAAGGACTGTGTCATCGACAAGAGACAGCGCAACCGCTGCCAGTACTGCCGCTACCAGAAGTGCCTGGCCATGGGCATGAAGAGGGAAGGTACGGCCAGGGCCCCCCACGGCGCCCCCTAGCAGCGCCTCAGGGTGCCACGCCGGCGTGTGGCCCGTTAGCCACCGCACGCTAAAGCAAGAAGGGTCCCGCTGGTAGACTGGGGCTGGGGGGTTTAAATGGGGCAAAACACACATTCTACACACACCGCTCGCTGACTCTGGTAAGAACGGCTTATTAACACGGAGCAGTGACGGTCCATTCAGAGGTCTGGGAGTTTGGTGAGATCACCTTTTTAATCAGGATTTCGTAAGACCACCACAGCTTCTCAGTGTTCAGGTGTGCTCAGCAGGACTGGAGCTGGTGTGTTAAGTGTCTGCGTTGGTGCTGGAGGCAGAGGGAGGCCTGGCTGT belongs to Brachyhypopomus gauderio isolate BG-103 unplaced genomic scaffold, BGAUD_0.2 sc622, whole genome shotgun sequence and includes:
- the LOC143507125 gene encoding retinoic acid receptor RXR-alpha-A-like isoform X1, with amino-acid sequence MHPSLLSPTSLGPSGSLHSPIGSLGSPMNGLGSPFSVISSPMAPHSMASPGMGYGPSVSPQMLQLNSPMNSVSSSEDIKPPVGLNGVMKVQAPPPGTPLSLTKHICAICGDRSSGKHYGVYSCEGCKGFFKRTVRKDLTYTCRDNKDCVIDKRQRNRCQYCRYQKCLAMGMKREGTARAPHGAP
- the LOC143507125 gene encoding retinoic acid receptor RXR-alpha-A-like isoform X2, which codes for MHPSLLSPTSLGPSGSLHSPIGSLGSPMNGLGSPFSVISSPMAPHSMASPGMGYGPSVSPQLNSPMNSVSSSEDIKPPVGLNGVMKVQAPPPGTPLSLTKHICAICGDRSSGKHYGVYSCEGCKGFFKRTVRKDLTYTCRDNKDCVIDKRQRNRCQYCRYQKCLAMGMKREGTARAPHGAP